Proteins co-encoded in one Cricetulus griseus strain 17A/GY chromosome 1 unlocalized genomic scaffold, alternate assembly CriGri-PICRH-1.0 chr1_1, whole genome shotgun sequence genomic window:
- the Kcnrg gene encoding LOW QUALITY PROTEIN: potassium channel regulatory protein isoform X2 (The sequence of the model RefSeq protein was modified relative to this genomic sequence to represent the inferred CDS: inserted 3 bases in 2 codons; deleted 2 bases in 2 codons) — protein MVKLKARGLASNEKLGRKSSQDLGGKIFTTRLSTLKQFPTSLLAGLLDGRDQEFKTVDGQIFVDRDGALFSFILDFLRNELVLXSDFSEYFRLQREALFYXLDSLVDLLSQHLLQSRPAVMEVHFLNQNNPAFFRVFSFCSKTIELLTRRITVFVEQPAALPRSSNPFPPQMTLLPLPPQRPSHHDLVFYCGSDGIIENHTGVRYISIKPDNKKMTNGTNVFVLLIDTLLKEGFHLVSTRTSASGDKSECYVFEGIPGGNKTPKPETTTIPASSQK, from the exons ATGGTCAAGCTGAAG GCACGAGGGCTTG CCTCTAATGAGAAGCTAGGAAGAAAGAGTAGTCAGGACCTGGGAGGGAAGATATTCACAACAAGGCTATCTACCCTAAAGCAGTTCCCTACCTCTCTGTTGGCAGGCTTGTTAGATGGCAGAGACCAAGAATTCAAGACAGTTGATGGC CAGATTTTTGTTGATAGAGATGGTGCTTTGTTTAGTTTCATTTTAGATTTTCTGAGAAATGAGCTTGTATT CTCTgacttttcagaatattttaggCTTCAGAGAGAAGCTCTTTTCT GACTTGATTCTCTTGTTGATCTCTTAAGCCAGCACCTGCTACAATCAAGACCTGCTGTCATGGAGGTGCATTTCCTAAACCAAAATAATCCAGCCTTCTTCAGAGTGTTTAGCTTTTGTAGCAAAACAATTGAGCTGCTAACTAGGAGGATTACAGTGTTTGTAGAGCAACCTGCAGCACTGCCCCGGAGCAGTAACCCCTTCCCTCCTCAGATGACTTTACTTCCACTGCCTCCACAAAGACCTTCTCACCATGACCTGGTTTTCTACTGTGGCTCTGATGGCATTATTGAAAACCACACTGGAGTCAG GTACATATCCATAAAGCCTGATAAC AAAAAAATGACTAATGGAACAAATGTCTTTGTCTTGCTGATTGATACTTTATTAAAGGAAGGCTTTCATCTGGTCAGCACTAGAACCTCAGCCTCTGGAGACAAAAGTGAATGCTATGTCTTTGAAGGGATCCCTGGGGGCAATAAAACACCCAAACCAGAAACTACTACCATACCAGCATCATCTCAGAAATGA